A region of Cucumis melo cultivar AY chromosome 2, USDA_Cmelo_AY_1.0, whole genome shotgun sequence DNA encodes the following proteins:
- the LOC127147355 gene encoding uncharacterized protein LOC127147355, translating to MPTNFYVHVKIVETWHIVIFKSYMSTWSLREWTLHITFGTIMGKYVKEMKWRMKLMIVLCVKQQTSMRAHIWEKRTSFMTISFVPDRGHVRGFGFGVTRSKLSLLSQQDHKYKVLEKEYLKMKEEMVEMKTMKDEMIEMKALMLSYLKKQTEPSEELSNATASVLKRLNIPSMPSPSVNLFVIG from the exons ATGCCAACAAATTTTTATGTCCATGTAAAGATTGTAGAAACATGGCACATTGTGATTTTCAAATCATATATGAGCACTTGGTCATTAAGGGAATGGACCCTACATATAACTTTTGGTACCATCATGGGGAAGTATGTGAAGGAGATGAAATGgagaatgaagttgatgatAGTTTTATGTGTGAAGCAACAAACTTCTATGAGAGCACATATATGGGAAAAGAGGACATCATTCATGACTATCTCTTTTGTCCCCGATCGTGGTCATGTAAGAGGATTTGGGTTTGGTGTGACTCGTTCAAAACTATCTCTTTTGTCTCAACAAGATCACAAGTATAAGGttcttgaaaaagaatatttgaagATGAAGGAAGAAATGGTAGAAATGAAAACAATGAAAGATGAAATGATCGAAATGAAAGCACTTATGTTATCTTATTTAAAGAAACag ACTGAACCAAGTGAGGAACTTTCAAATGCTACTGCAAGTGTGCTTAAGCGACTAAATATTCCTTCAATGCCTTCTCCATCAgtaaatttatttgtaatagGATGA